Genomic window (Bacillus sp. (in: firmicutes)):
GGGCTGAAGCAGCAACAGTGATTATGAATGTAGTAGACTTTAATTACTAATTAAAAAGCAAGGAACGCTATGTGCGCTCCTTGCTTTCTTCATTTAAAACATTCGCTAAATATTTTTCGCGTAATTCTCATTTGGTATTTTATTCAACATAACATAGAGGCTTACCGGATTCTCTCCGCTATTTTTGAACGCTAGTCTTTCCTCACTACCACAATGGACAACATCGTTTGCTGTAACAGCGGTTTCTTTTCCGTCAATAATAAAGGTGCCCTCACCTTCAAGAACGAGCAAATAGACCTCTGTACTTGGGTGCGTATGTTCAGGCAATTCTTGCCCTAGCATAAAGTTTAAAACAAAGACTGTGCTGTCACCTTTGTTAAAAATAATCCTCTTTGTAAATTTATCCTCACTATATTCTTTAAATGTTTGCAATGTTTGTTTTTCCATAATATTGAGGTCTCCTTTATCCATTTATAATATTTTTTCCGTAAAATATTTCATCCATTTCTATTTTGAGCTTCTTTTCAATCGATAGCTGTTCTTCTAAAGATAATGTTTCTTTCGCGCAGCCAAATAAGTAATTATCTAAATCAAATTGCTTCAGCTTACATTTAGTATGGAAAATATTTTCCTGATAGACGTTGACGTCAATCATATGATACAAGTCTTGTATTTCATCGGGTATATAATTTTGAATCGAGTTAATTTCATGGTCAATAAATAATTTGTGGCCGCTAATATCTCTTGTAAATCCACGCACACGATAGTCGATGGTCATGACGTCTGTTTCGAAAGAATGTATTAAA
Coding sequences:
- a CDS encoding cupin domain-containing protein; translation: MEKQTLQTFKEYSEDKFTKRIIFNKGDSTVFVLNFMLGQELPEHTHPSTEVYLLVLEGEGTFIIDGKETAVTANDVVHCGSEERLAFKNSGENPVSLYVMLNKIPNENYAKNI